A DNA window from Zingiber officinale cultivar Zhangliang chromosome 3A, Zo_v1.1, whole genome shotgun sequence contains the following coding sequences:
- the LOC122050814 gene encoding uncharacterized protein LOC122050814, with product MPFPPQNLQNVQGFGNYAPRGPYQPLPAEYWQNMSHPYFTSSVVHGYGTPHTTGMSFTPSMSNEPATPTFVPETQPSDRESPIEVVNLEKTVSNAEGTRKRSSWTKVEDEVFTRSSVTLRDDPISGNDQKADAFGGRVASYYNENLPQGSNTRSANVIRSHWHNTIQKKRIVKDRPMFTPQSVDHFVATKKTRTSESGASNTSSNQDVSIDLDYEDTRPMGQKAAKRKGKDKVKSTMEDLTVNYNNIITKFTEYTSVKKSEVDLKQKQLEVEEIKAKAALSKSEAKNRRLKLKEYEILNKDTSQMTKEQLIIHECLCKDIRSRWNI from the exons ATGCCGTTTCCtccacaaaatcttcaaaatGTCCAAGGGTTTGGAAATTATGCCCCTCGAGGTCCATATCAACCGCTTCCAGCCGAATATTGGCAAAACATGAGTCATCCATATTTCACGTCGTCGGTTGTTCATGGATATGGTACCCCGCACACAACTGGTATGTCTTTCACTCCTTCAATGTCGAATGAACCTGCAACTCCGACTTTTGTCCCGGAAACTCAACCTTCCGACCGTGAATCCCCAATTGAGGTGGTCAATTTAGAAAAGACGGTTTCAAATGCTGAGGGTACAAGAAAGCGTTCAAGTTGGACAAAGGTTGAAGACGAGGTCTTCACGAGAAGTAGTGTGACTCTCCGTGATGATCCAATAAGCGGCAATGATCAAAAGGCGGATGCTTTTGGGGGACGGGTTGCAAGCTACTACAATGAGAATCTTCCCCAAGGTTCAAACACCAGAAGTGCAAATGTTATACGGTCACATTGGcacaatacaatccaaaagaag AGAATTGTCAAAGACCGTCCAATGTTTACTCCACAGTCCGTTGATCACTTTGTGGCGACAAAGAAGACGAGGACCTCAGAGTCTGGAGCAAGCAACACCTCCTCCAACCAAGATGTGAGTATAGACCTGGATTATGAAGATACTCGTCCAATGGGGCAAAAGGCAGCAAAAAGAAAGGGGAAAGACAAAGTAAAATCGACCATGGAGGATCTGACAGTAAACTACAACAATATTATCACAAAGTTCACTGAGTACACAAGCGTGAAGAAGTCCGAAGTCGATTTGAAACAAAAACAACTTGAAGTAGAGGAGATTAAGGCAAAAGCTGCATTGTCCAAATCTGAAGCTAAGAATCGTCGCTTGAAGTTGAAGGAGTACGAAATATTGAACAAAGACACCTCGCAGATGACAAAGGAGCagcttatcatacatgaatgCCTATGCAAGGATATTAGGTCGAGATGGAATATCTAA